A region of Solanum dulcamara chromosome 7, daSolDulc1.2, whole genome shotgun sequence DNA encodes the following proteins:
- the LOC129894964 gene encoding agamous-like MADS-box protein AGL29, with the protein MIFHFFCKSHLWETINKYSLLYSTMEGKKTAGRQKIPLEKIKKEANRYASFSKRRSGLYKKASELVRECGVDLGIVLSSPTGKPYSFAHPTTDAVIDRFINPTRELDLGAQLVAAEVRNSVIQNNGRLNEFDAREKAAKEKIRSIDQMNEARTRGWWESMDQLNAKDITKFEDLLDITKVFLNVQLKQLENGASYFLQSPPEDADN; encoded by the coding sequence ATGATATTTCATTTTTTCTGTAAGTCACATCTCTGGGaaacaattaataaatatagTTTATTGTATTCTACCATGGAGGGTAAGAAAACAGCAGGACGCCAAAAAATTCCattagagaaaataaaaaaagaagctaATCGATACGCATCATTTTCTAAACGTCGTTCAGGCTTATATAAAAAAGCCAGTGAACTTGTAAGAGAATGTGGTGTCGATCTTGGAATAGTTCTTTCTTCTCCAACTGGTAAACCGTATTCATTTGCTCATCCGACTACTGATGCAGTCATTGATCGTTTTATAAATCCCACCAGAGAATTAGACCTAGGTGCTCAACTCGTTGCTGCGGAGGTACGTAACAGTGTAATTCAAAACAACGGTAGGCTAAATGAATTTGATGCAAGAGAAAAAGCCGCAAAGGAAAAAATACGTTCTATAGACCAAATGAACGAGGCTAGAACTAGAGGTTGGTGGGAGTCCATGGACCAATTAAATGCCAAGGACATAACCAAGTTTGAAGATTTGTTAGATATCACTAAGGTTTTCCTGAATGTCCAATTGAAGCAGCTAGAAAATGGAGCTTCGTACTTCCTACAATCCCCACCAGAGGATGCAGATAATTGA